One genomic window of Polaromonas sp. SP1 includes the following:
- the urtD gene encoding urea ABC transporter ATP-binding protein UrtD codes for MTPDLLEQGARRIEERLAALEAGKANTESGGRSASGSRIAHATGEVDVTHGRILYLEDVSVSFDGFKAINKLSLDIAPGELRCIIGPNGAGKTTMMDIITGKTRPDEGTVFFGSTIDLLRHKEAEIAQLGIGRKFQKPTVFEQLTVFENLELALKTNKGVKSSMFFRLDSAQSDRLAEILVTIHLADSVGRMAGNLSHGQKQWLEIGMLLMQDPKLLLLDEPVAGMTDEETARTAELFLTLKGKHSLMVVEHDMSFIKTISEIVTVLCDGSVLAQGTLDQVQADERVIEVYLGR; via the coding sequence ATGACGCCCGACCTGCTCGAACAAGGCGCGCGGCGTATTGAAGAGCGCCTGGCTGCGCTGGAGGCCGGCAAGGCCAATACCGAATCCGGTGGCCGCAGCGCCAGCGGCAGCCGCATTGCACATGCCACGGGCGAGGTCGACGTCACCCACGGCCGTATCCTCTACCTGGAAGATGTGAGCGTGAGCTTCGACGGCTTCAAGGCCATCAACAAGCTGAGCCTGGACATCGCCCCTGGCGAGCTGCGCTGCATTATCGGCCCCAACGGCGCCGGCAAGACGACCATGATGGACATCATCACCGGCAAGACGCGGCCTGATGAAGGTACGGTGTTCTTTGGCAGCACGATTGATTTGCTGCGCCACAAGGAGGCCGAGATCGCCCAGCTGGGCATTGGCCGCAAGTTCCAGAAGCCGACGGTGTTTGAGCAGCTCACGGTGTTTGAAAACCTGGAGCTGGCGCTCAAGACCAACAAGGGCGTGAAGTCGTCGATGTTCTTCAGGCTCGACTCGGCACAAAGCGACCGCCTGGCCGAGATCCTGGTGACGATTCACCTGGCCGACAGCGTGGGCCGCATGGCCGGCAACCTGAGCCACGGGCAAAAGCAGTGGCTGGAGATCGGCATGCTGCTGATGCAAGACCCCAAGCTGCTGCTGCTCGACGAGCCCGTAGCCGGCATGACGGATGAAGAAACGGCCCGCACGGCGGAGCTGTTTTTAACGCTCAAAGGCAAACATTCGCTGATGGTGGTCGAGCACGACATGAGCTTTATCAAAACGATTTCTGAAATCGTGACGGTGTTGTGTGACGGATCGGTGCTGGCCCAAGGAACACTCGACCAGGTGCAGGCCGATGAGCGGGTGATCGAGGTTTACCTTGGACGCTGA
- the urtC gene encoding urea ABC transporter permease subunit UrtC: MTPMPPIVHLPAKGPLLTRGGWSAFMMALIAVCAIAPILNLWVPEGSLFHMSTYAVALLGKIMCYAICALAMDLIWGYTGILSLGHGVFFALGGYVMGMYLMRQIGRDGNYKSDLPDFMVFLDWKALPWHWTFSDSFAATLFLIVAVPGIVAFVFGFFAFRSRIKGVYFSIITQAMTFAAMLLFFRNETGFGGNNGFTDFKRILGIPLATPSMRMTLFVLTGLTLLGFFLFAKWLVGSKFGRVLQAIRDAETRVMFSGYSPLGYKLTIWVISAVMCGVAGALYVPQVGIINPGEMSPANSIEIAIWAAVGGRASLIGPIVGAFIVNGAKSWLTVAYPEFWLYFLGLLFIGVTLFLPDGVVGLVRKFRKGGGK; the protein is encoded by the coding sequence ATGACCCCCATGCCTCCCATCGTCCATCTCCCCGCCAAAGGCCCGCTGCTCACGCGCGGCGGCTGGAGCGCCTTCATGATGGCGCTGATCGCCGTCTGCGCCATCGCACCCATCCTCAACCTGTGGGTGCCCGAGGGCAGCCTCTTCCACATGAGCACCTATGCCGTGGCGCTGCTCGGCAAGATCATGTGCTACGCCATCTGCGCGCTGGCCATGGATTTGATCTGGGGCTACACCGGCATCCTCTCGCTGGGCCACGGTGTGTTCTTTGCGCTGGGCGGTTATGTCATGGGCATGTACCTGATGCGCCAGATCGGCCGCGACGGCAATTACAAAAGCGACTTGCCTGACTTTATGGTCTTCCTGGACTGGAAGGCGCTGCCCTGGCACTGGACTTTCAGCGACAGTTTTGCGGCGACGCTGTTCCTCATCGTGGCGGTGCCCGGTATCGTGGCATTCGTCTTCGGCTTCTTCGCCTTCCGCTCGCGCATCAAGGGCGTTTACTTTTCCATCATCACGCAAGCCATGACGTTTGCGGCCATGCTGCTGTTCTTTCGCAACGAGACGGGCTTTGGCGGCAACAACGGCTTTACCGACTTCAAGCGCATCCTGGGCATCCCGCTGGCCACGCCCTCCATGCGCATGACGCTGTTTGTCTTGACGGGGCTGACGCTGCTGGGCTTCTTCCTCTTTGCCAAATGGCTGGTGGGCAGCAAGTTTGGCCGCGTGCTGCAGGCGATTCGTGATGCGGAAACGCGGGTGATGTTCTCGGGCTACAGCCCGCTGGGCTACAAGCTCACGATCTGGGTCATCTCGGCCGTGATGTGCGGCGTGGCGGGCGCCTTGTATGTGCCGCAGGTCGGCATCATCAACCCCGGTGAAATGAGCCCGGCCAACTCGATCGAGATCGCCATCTGGGCCGCGGTGGGCGGGCGCGCCAGCCTGATCGGGCCGATTGTGGGCGCCTTCATCGTCAATGGCGCCAAGAGCTGGCTCACGGTGGCCTACCCCGAGTTCTGGTTGTACTTTTTGGGCCTGCTGTTTATCGGCGTCACGCTCTTCCTGCCGGACGGCGTGGTGGGCCTGGTCAGGAAATTCCGCAAAGGGGGTGGCAAATGA
- the urtB gene encoding urea ABC transporter permease subunit UrtB, giving the protein MLLRHLSFLLSTLLIAAHAHALTPDEVKGMAIGETEARVEALAKAAAKADEKTAAFIQALSDDAVKTKGDKVFVMKDDKAFDPITGAEVPLPADAEDVINPNLMRSELDNALAALKLFSKDEKLRRDAIKTLGGDTDEARLPLIEKAYAAETVPELKNQLELMRAAIMLGSTDKAKRLEAASLLSASKNPNTKTVLIERLGTEADADVKVALQAALAKVDASLEWGNRLGAIFSGISLGSILLLVALGLAITYGLMGVINMAHGELMMIGAYATYVVQGVFQKYFPGAFDWYLLAAVPVAFMASALMGAALERSVIRFLYGRPLETLLATWGISLMLQQLVRSIFGAQNVGVENPVWMSGGVQVLGNLSLPYNRLVIIVFAVAVLLGVAWLISKTRLGLFVRGVTQNRPIASCMGVNTARVDTYAFALGSGIAGLAGCALSQVGNVGPDLGQGYIVDSFMVVVLGGVGQLAGTVYAALGLGILNKFLEGWTGAVLAKIAVLVFIIIFIQKRPQGIFAMKGRSAEA; this is encoded by the coding sequence ATGCTGCTACGCCATCTTTCTTTTCTCCTCTCCACGCTCCTCATAGCAGCCCACGCCCACGCCTTGACTCCGGATGAAGTCAAAGGCATGGCCATTGGCGAGACAGAAGCGCGGGTGGAAGCGCTGGCCAAGGCCGCGGCCAAAGCGGATGAAAAGACGGCCGCATTCATCCAAGCCCTGTCTGATGATGCGGTCAAGACCAAGGGCGACAAGGTCTTCGTGATGAAGGACGACAAGGCCTTTGACCCGATCACCGGCGCCGAGGTGCCGCTGCCGGCCGATGCCGAGGATGTGATCAACCCCAACCTGATGCGCAGCGAGCTCGACAACGCGCTGGCGGCGCTGAAGCTGTTTTCCAAAGACGAGAAGCTGCGGCGCGACGCCATCAAGACGCTGGGCGGCGACACCGATGAAGCGCGCCTGCCGCTGATTGAAAAAGCCTACGCGGCCGAGACGGTGCCTGAGCTGAAGAACCAGCTGGAGCTGATGCGCGCCGCCATCATGCTGGGCAGCACCGACAAGGCCAAGCGGCTCGAAGCCGCGTCACTGCTGTCTGCCAGCAAGAACCCCAATACCAAGACGGTGCTGATTGAGCGCCTGGGCACGGAGGCGGATGCCGATGTGAAGGTAGCTCTGCAAGCCGCGTTAGCAAAGGTCGATGCCTCGCTCGAATGGGGTAACCGGCTGGGCGCGATTTTCAGCGGCATCAGCCTGGGCAGCATCCTGCTGCTGGTGGCGCTGGGCCTGGCGATCACTTACGGGCTGATGGGCGTCATCAACATGGCGCACGGTGAGCTGATGATGATCGGCGCCTACGCGACCTATGTGGTGCAGGGCGTGTTCCAGAAATACTTTCCGGGTGCGTTTGACTGGTATTTGCTGGCTGCGGTGCCTGTCGCCTTTATGGCCTCGGCGCTGATGGGCGCGGCGCTGGAGCGCAGCGTGATCCGGTTCCTCTACGGCCGCCCGCTGGAGACCTTGCTTGCCACCTGGGGTATCAGCCTGATGCTGCAGCAACTCGTGCGTTCCATCTTCGGTGCGCAAAACGTGGGTGTTGAAAACCCGGTGTGGATGAGCGGCGGCGTGCAGGTGCTGGGCAATTTATCGCTGCCTTACAACCGGCTGGTCATCATTGTGTTTGCCGTGGCGGTGCTGCTGGGCGTGGCCTGGCTGATCAGCAAGACCCGCCTGGGCCTGTTTGTTCGCGGCGTGACGCAAAACCGGCCGATTGCTTCGTGCATGGGTGTGAACACGGCGCGGGTGGATACCTATGCGTTTGCGCTGGGCTCTGGCATTGCGGGCCTGGCCGGCTGCGCGCTCAGCCAGGTCGGCAATGTGGGGCCGGACCTGGGCCAAGGCTACATCGTGGATTCGTTCATGGTGGTAGTGCTGGGCGGCGTGGGCCAGCTGGCCGGCACGGTGTATGCCGCGCTGGGCCTGGGCATCCTCAACAAATTCCTGGAAGGCTGGACGGGCGCCGTGCTGGCCAAGATCGCCGTACTGGTGTTCATCATCATCTTCATCCAGAAGCGGCCGCAGGGCATCTTTGCGATGAAGGGGCGGAGTGCGGAAGCATGA
- the urtA gene encoding urea ABC transporter substrate-binding protein, which translates to MQQRRFTLKAMTAAVALAGLGAMPAFAQDTIKVGILHSLSGTMAISETTLKDTVLMAIEEINAKGGVLGKKLEPVVVDPASNWPLFAEKTKQLLGQDKVSVIFGCWTSVSRKSVLPVVEEMNGLLFYPVQYEGEELSKNVFYTGAAPNQQAIPAVDYLMSKAGGGAKRWVLLGTDYVYPRTTNKILRAYLKSKGVADKDIDEKYTPFGHSDYQTIVADVKKFSQGGKTAVVSTINGDSNVPFYKELGNAGLKAKDVPVVAFSVGEEELRGVDTKPLVGHLAAWNYFQSIKSPANTEFIKKWSAYAKAKKLPGSDKPLTNDPMEATYIGINMWKQAVEKAKSTETDKVIAAMAGQTFNAPSGIVSKMDEKNHHLHKSVFIGEIKADGQFNVVWKTPGPVKAKPWSPYIEGNDKKPDEPVKK; encoded by the coding sequence ATGCAGCAACGTCGATTTACCCTCAAGGCGATGACCGCCGCCGTCGCACTGGCTGGCCTTGGCGCCATGCCAGCTTTTGCCCAGGACACCATCAAGGTTGGCATCTTGCACAGCTTGTCGGGCACCATGGCCATTTCTGAAACCACGCTGAAAGACACCGTGCTGATGGCGATCGAAGAGATCAATGCAAAGGGCGGCGTGCTGGGCAAGAAGCTCGAGCCTGTGGTGGTTGACCCGGCCTCTAACTGGCCCCTGTTTGCTGAAAAGACCAAGCAGCTGCTCGGCCAGGACAAAGTCTCCGTCATCTTCGGCTGCTGGACATCGGTGTCGCGCAAGTCGGTGCTGCCAGTGGTTGAAGAAATGAACGGCCTGCTGTTCTACCCCGTGCAGTACGAAGGTGAAGAGCTCTCCAAGAACGTGTTCTACACGGGTGCAGCGCCTAACCAGCAGGCTATTCCTGCCGTCGACTACCTGATGAGCAAGGCCGGCGGCGGCGCCAAGCGTTGGGTTCTGCTGGGCACTGACTATGTGTACCCACGCACCACCAACAAGATCCTGCGCGCTTACCTCAAGAGCAAGGGCGTGGCCGACAAGGACATCGACGAGAAATACACGCCCTTCGGCCACAGCGACTACCAGACCATCGTGGCTGACGTGAAGAAGTTCTCGCAAGGCGGCAAGACGGCTGTGGTGTCCACCATCAACGGTGACTCCAACGTGCCCTTCTACAAAGAGCTGGGCAATGCCGGCCTGAAGGCCAAAGACGTGCCAGTGGTTGCCTTCTCTGTGGGTGAAGAAGAACTGCGCGGCGTGGACACGAAACCGCTGGTCGGCCACCTGGCCGCCTGGAACTACTTCCAGTCGATCAAGAGCCCGGCCAACACCGAGTTCATCAAGAAGTGGTCTGCCTACGCCAAAGCCAAGAAGCTCCCTGGCTCTGACAAGCCTCTGACCAACGACCCGATGGAAGCCACCTACATCGGCATCAACATGTGGAAGCAGGCTGTTGAAAAAGCCAAGTCCACCGAGACCGACAAAGTGATCGCCGCCATGGCCGGCCAGACCTTCAATGCGCCTTCCGGCATCGTGAGCAAGATGGACGAGAAAAACCATCACCTGCACAAGTCGGTCTTCATCGGCGAAATCAAGGCTGACGGCCAGTTCAATGTGGTGTGGAAGACGCCTGGCCCTGTGAAGGCCAAGCCATGGTCTCCGTATATCGAAGGCAACGATAAGAAACCGGACGAACCCGTCAAGAAGTAA